The following is a genomic window from Bordetella petrii.
GGCGCTGCGCCAGGCGCGGCGGCGCATCGGCATGGTGTTCCAGGAATACAACCTGGTCGAACGCCTGACCGTCATGGAAAACCTGCTGACCGGCCGCCTGGGCTACAGCAGCGCCTTCAAGGCCTGGATGCGGCGCTTTGAACCCGACGACATCGAGCGCGCCTACCAGCTGCTCGACATCGTCGGCCTGGGCGGCTTCGGCGACCAGCGCGCCGACGCCCTGTCGGGCGGCCAGCGCCAGCGCGTGGGCATCGCGCGCGCCCTCATGCAGCGTCCGCAGCTGCTGCTGGCCGACGAGCCCACATCGTCGCTCGACCCGAAAACCTCGGTCGAAATCATGGAACTGCTGGCAGCGCAAGGCAGCGCCAGCGGCATTCCGGTGCTGGTCAACATTCACGACGTCGAACTGGCGCGCCGCTATGCCAGCCGCATCGTCGGCATGTCGGGCGGGCACGTCGTATACGACGGCGACGGCCAGGGTCTGGATACCGCCACCCTGAAGGCCATCTACGGGGGCGAATCGTGGCTGCAGTAAAGCGCCGCCCGTTCGCCCTGTCGTGGCAGGCGCGGGCCATCACTGTGCTGGTGTTCGTCTATGCGCTGTACGCTGCCGGGCAGCTCGATTTCAGCCTGGAACGCTTCCATAGCGGCCTGGGCCATGCCGCCACCCTGCTCGGCCGCATGTTCCCGCCGCACATCCAGCAACCCGCCACGCTCTGGCAAGGCCTGACCGAAAGCCTGGAAATCGCCGTGCTGGCCTCGGTGCTGGGCATTGCGCTGGCCTTGCCGGTGGGCCTGCTGGGCGCGCGCAACCTGATGCCGGCCTGGGCCTCGTGGCCTGCCCGCGCCATCGTGGCGCTGTGCCGCTCGCTGCACCCGGTCATTGTGGCCATTCTGTTCGTCAAGGCCGTCGGCTTCGGCGCGCTGGCCGGCATCCTGGCGCTGGCGGTGGCGTCGGTGGGCTTCATCGGCAAGCTGTTCACGGAATCCATCGAAGAAATCTCGCTCAAACAAGTCGAGGCCGTGCGGGCCAGCGGCGCATCGTTCGCCAACGTGATCCTGTTCGGCGTGCTGCCACAGGTGTTCGCGCGCTTCATCGGCTTTGCCACCTACCAGTTCGATTCGAACCTGCGCAACTCGACCATGGTGGGCATCGTGGGCGCGGGCGGCATCGGGGGCACGCTGTTCTCGGCCTTCCAGCGCTTCGACTACGACTTCGTGGCCGCCATCCTGATCACTCTCATTGCCATCATCATGCTGGGCGAGCTGCTGGCGCGCTTCGTGCGGGCGGTGTTCCTGGACAACCTGGGTTTCGACAACATCCTGCAGCGCCGCTTCGACGCGGCGCGCGGGCTGGGCGGCAAGCCGCTGGCCAAGCTGGAGGCCGACGAATGAACGCCTCCACCATTTCCGTCGCCGACGCGGGCTATCCGCGCACGTGGCAGCGCTACACCATGGGGCAGCGCCTGCTGCGCTTCACACTGTACCTGCTGGTGGTGGCCGCCATTGTGCAGGCGCTGCGCAGCGTCGAGATCATTCCCGAGTTCCTGTACGACGCCCCCGAGCAGATGGGCGACCTGCTCGGCCGCATGTGGCCCATCGACTGGTCATACTATGCCGAAGGCGTGCATGGCGCGCTGATGGAAACCCTGCACATCGCCACGCTGGGCACCATCCTGTCGGTGGCGCTGGCCGTGCCGGTGGGCCTGCTGGCGGCCACCAACCTTACCCCCAACCGGTTGGTGAACCAGCTGGCGCGGCTGATACTGGTGTCCAGCCGTTCGGTGAATTCGCTGGTGTGGGCGCTGCTGTTCATCGCCATCTTCGGGCCGGGCCCGCTGGCGGGCACGCTGGCCATTGCGTTCCGCTCGATCGGCTTCGTCGGCAAGCTGGTGGGCGAAGCCATCGAAGAAGCGCAACGCGGTCCGGTCGAGGCCCTGACGGCCACCGGCGCCAGCAAGGGGTCGGTGCTGTGGTACGGCTACTGGCCGCAAATCCGGCCGGCGTTCTGGTCCATCGTGCTGCTGCGCTGGGACATCAACGTGCGCGAATCCGCCGTGCTGGGCCTGGTGGGCGCGGGCGGCATCGGCATGACGCTCGACAGCGCCATGAACCTGTTCCAATGGGATCGCGTCGCCCTGGTGCTGGTCGCCATCTTCGCGGTCGTGGTGGTGGCGGAAGTCATCATCACCCAGGCCCGCAAGCGCATCCTGTAAAGCCTGCCCGGGTGTCTGACTCCGCAGGGGGTCAGACACCGCATGGCTGAAACGCCGATGGCACACGCCGGTGTCAGGCACCTACGGGAGCCTGACACCTGACAGAAACGCCGGTTATGCGCGGCATGCCTGTGGCGCACGCTGTTGTCAGGCACCAGCGGAACCCTGACACCTGACAGAGCCACGGCTGCCCAGGCCTGCCCAGGTGTCTGACTCCGCAGGTGTCAGACACCGCAGTGCGCTCTTTTTATGACTGGTCATCAAACCCTGCTGCCGTGTTGGGTACTATCAGCGGTTTAAGCTGCGGTCGCGACCATGTCAGAACAAGAATTGAAATTGCACGTCCCGGCGGCGGCGCGCCGGGCAGTACAGAACGAAGTGCGGCAAGGCAATGCCAGCCGCATCAGGCTGCACGCCCTCTATTTCGATACGCCTGATCGCGAGCTGGCGCGCGCACGCATCGCGCTGCGCCTGCGCCAGGAAGGCCGCGACTGGGTGCAAACCCTGAAAATGCCCGGCCCCGACGCCATCACGCGCGTTGAAATCAACCATGCCCGCAGCGGCCCCGTGCTGGATCTGTCCGTCTACGCGGGCACCGAGGTCGAAGCGCCGCTGTCCGCCATCAAGGGCGAGCTGGGCCTGCGCTACGAAACCGACGTGCAGCGCCTGCTGCGCCAGGTGCGCACCCGCCATGGCAATGTCGAACTGGCCTACGACACCGGCGTGCTGCGCGCCGGCGCGCTGGAACTGCCGCTGTGCGAACTGGAATTCGAACTGCTGTCGGGCAGCCCCGCCGCCATTTTTACCGTGGCGCGCCGCTGGCAACAGCGCCACGGGCTGGTGCTGGATGCGCGCAGCAAGTCCGAACGTGGCGACGCGCTGGCCAGCCTGGCCCACGAACTGGCCGCGCTGGAAGCCGACGACCCCGACACCCAGGCGCGCCGCGGCGCCGCCATCGCGGGCTTCTGGGCGCCGCGCAGCGCCGCCTCCGTGAAACTCGACAACAGCCTGACGCCAGCCCAGGCCATGGGCCGCGTGGCCGCCGAATGCCTCGACCAGATCGCGCGCAACGCCGCCGTGCTGGCCGAAGTCGACACGCTGGGGGTGTACCCGGCGGGCCAGCCCGAACACGTGCACCAGTTGCGGGTGGGCATGCGCCGCCTGCGCTCGGCGTGGCGGCTGTTCGACGGCTGGATCGCTCCACCGCCATCCGCCCTGCGGGAAGGCGTGCGCACGCATTTCGCCGCGCTCGGACTCAGCCGCGACCAGGATGTGCTGAACGAAACCGTCACGCCGGCGTTGCTGCAAGCGGGCATGCCGGTCATCACCTTCGACGCGCCAGCGCCCGACATCGACGTGCAGCCCGTGGTTGCCGGCACGGCCTTCCAGGGTTGGCTGTTTGACGCGCTGGAATGGAGCCTGGACGTGCAAGCGCCCCCGCCCGCCACCGCGCCGCAGCCTCAGGCAAGCACCAATACAGCGTCCGAGCCCGCGTCGCAGCCTGCCGCCACGCCCGCCGTTACGCCCACCATCATTCCGCTGGCCGTCGAAACCGAAGCCGAAGCCAAGGTCGAACCCCTGCGCAAACAGCTGGCCAACCGCCTGCACGGCTGGCACGCCAAAGTGGCGGCGCGGGGCAAGCGTTTCGCGACGCTCGACATTCCGGCGCGGCACGACCTGCGCAAGCGCGGCAAGCGCCTGCGCTACGGGTTGTCGTTCGCTGAATCGCTGCTGCCGCAGGCGCGGCTGCGCGGCTATCGCAAGCAATTGGCCCAGGTGCAAGACCTGCTGGGCGAGATCAACGACCTGGCAATGGCCAAAGACTATTACCACGCGTGCGTGGACACGCACCCGCAAGCCTGGTTCGCGCTGGGCTGGATCAGCGCCCGGCTCGACAAGCTGTCGGCCGAAGCGCAGCAGGCCTTCGACCGCCTGGCAGAAGCCAGGCCATTCTGGAAGTAGCGCTGCGCAAGCAGCGCCCCGCAAGCCGCGCGGCCAACCCTAATCGGCCAGCAAAGCGCCCGCGAATTCGTCGGCCACGAAGGGCTGCAGGTCTTCCATGCCTTCGCCCACGCCGATCCAATACACCGGCACCGGACGCACGCCCTGGCTGCCGGCGGCCACCGCGGCCAGCGTGCCGCCCTTGGCCGTGCCGTCCAGCTTGGTGACCACCAGGCCCGTCAGGCCGATGGCGGCATCGAAAGCACGAATCTGCGCCAGCGCGTTCTGGCCGGTATTGCCGTCGACGACCAGCAGCACTTCGTGCGGCGCGGCGCCGTCGGCCTTGCCGATGACGCGGCGGATTTTCTTCAGCTCTTCCATCAGGTGCAGCTGCGTGGGCAGGCGGCCGGCCGTATCCACCATGACCACGCCCGCGCCGCGCGCGCGGCCCGCATTGACCGCGTCGAACGCCACGGCGGCCGGATCGCCGCCTTCCTGGGCAATGACGCTGACGTTGTTGCGGCTGCCCCATTCAATCAGTTGTTCACGCGCGGCCGCGCGGAAGATGTCGCCGGCGGCCAGCAGCACGCTGGCGCCCTGGCGCTGGAACGTATGCGCCAGCTTGCCGATGGAGGTGGTCTTGCCGGCGCCGTTCACGCCCGCAATCATCACCACCAGCGGGCTGGCGCGGCGCAGGTCGAACTGGCGTTCGAGCGGGCGCAGATGATCGGCCAGCACCTGGCGCAGGGCCTGCTTCACCTGGGCCGGATTTTCAATGCGTTCTTTGCGCACGCGCGCGCGCAATGCGGTCAGCAGTTGTTCGGTGGCTTCGAGCCCGGCGTCGGCCATGATGAGCGCCGATTCGAGTTCTTCGAACAGATTCTCGTCGACCTTGACGCCCACGAACAGGCCGCCCAGGCTCTGCCCGGTGCGCGACAAGCCCTGCTTGAGCCGGCCCAGCCACGAGGTTTTTTTGGCGGGCTCGGCAGCAGCGCCGGCTGGCGGCGCGACGGACGTTTCCGCCACGACAGGCGTTTCCGCCACGGCGGGCGCGGCCGGCGCGGCGGCGGGCTCGGCAGCCGTTGCCAACGCTGGCGGTGGCTCGGCTACAGGCTCGTCCGCCGCAGCGGCAGGCGCAGCTTCTGGCCCGGATTCGACGGGGACGGCGGCCGGCATTGCGGCGGGCATGCCCTCGGCGGCCGGCGCCCGGGCTGCCGCATCGCGCTCGGCGACGTCCTGGGTCGAAGCATCGGGCGGCGGCGCGGCTGGCGCGGGCGCGGAAGCCGGCGCATCGGCGGCGGGCGCGTCTGCCTGAGGCGCGGCGTCGGGCTGCGCGGGCGTGGCGGGCGGGGATTTTTTCTTGAAGAAGCGGAACATGGGCGAAAGTATATTCCGTTCGCCGTGCCGCCCGCCCCGCCCCTCGGGCCGGCTACTATTCGAGCAGGAGGTCGTACGCTTGAAGAAACCCACCCCGGGCGGCAAGCCCATCCGCATCGTTGCCGGACAGTACCGGCGCACCCCCATTTCCGTGCCCGACGTGCCCGGCCTGCGCCCCACGCCAGACCGGGTGCGCGAAACCCTGTACAACTGGCTTACCCACCTGTGGGACGGCGAGTTCGCCGGCAAACGGGTGCTGGACCTGTTCGCCGGCAGCGGGGCGCTGGGGTTCGAGGCGGCCTCGCGCGGGGCGACGCAAGTGCTGCTGGTCGAGCATGACCGCACCGCGGTGGCGGCCTTGCGTGCGCTGCGCGACAAACTCAATGCGGCCGCCGTGCGCGTGCACGCCGGCGAAGCCATGCAGGTTGTCCAGCGCATGGACGCCTCGCGCTTCGACCTGATCCTGCTCGACCCGCCCTTTGGCCAGGACTGGCTGCCCCGCCTGTGGCCGCTGCTGCCGGGCATCCTGGCCGAACAGGGCCTGGTGTACGTCGAATCCGAGGCGGCGCTGGCCCCGCCGGACGATTTCGAGGTGCTGCGCCAGGACCGCGCGGGCGCCGTCCACTATGGATTGCTCCAATTTGCTGCAATGCGGAAATAGGTCAATAATCCGGGATTCGGAGGAAGGTGTACGCCAGTTACAAGGATACGGAGCCCGCATGATTACCGCCGTCTACCCAGGCACGTTCGACCCGCTGACCCGCGGCCATGAAGATCTGGTGCGCCGCGCCGCCGCCTTGTTCGACAAGGTAGTCGTGGGCATCGCGCACAGCCGCAACAAGAAGCCGTTCTTCAGCATCGACGAGCGCGTCGAGATCGCCCGCGAAGTGCTGGGCCATTACCCCAACGTCGAAGTGCGAAGCTTCGCCGGCCTGCTGAAAGACTTCGTGCGCGAGCAGAACGGCCGCGTCATTGTGCGGGGCCTGCGCGCCGTGTCCGATTTCGAGTACGAATTCCAGATGGCGGGCATGAACCGCCACCTGCTGCCCGAGGTCGAGACCATGTTCATGACCCCGTCGGACCAATACCAGTTCATTTCGGGCACCATCGTGCGCGAAATCGCCCAGCTGGGCGGCGACGTCAGCAAGTTCGTGTTTCCGTCGGTCGAACGCTGGCTGCAGGCCAAAGCCAAGGAATACCGCGAGCAATCCTGGCCGGCTGGCAAGGGCTGAAAAACCCCGCGCGCGGCGGCGCTACAATGGCTGTGAATCCGCCGCCTTTTTCCTGCCATGGCTCTGACAATCACCGAAGAATGCATCAATTGCGACGTGTGTGAGCCGCAGTGCCCCAACGAGGCCATCTCGATGGGGCCCGAATACTACGTCATCGACCCCGACCGCTGCACCGAATGCGTGGGCCACCACGACGAGCCCCAGTGCAAAGTAGTCTGCCCGGTCGAATGCATCGAATTGCACCCCCAATGGCATGAAGGGCAGGAAGCCCTGATGGCCAAGTATCGCCGCCTGACGGGTCATTCGTGACTCCCCCCGACACCAGCCTCGCCGCGCCGCTGCCCCAGTCCCCGGCGCGCGACCTGTCCGTGTCGGCCGTGGTGGCCGGGCTGGTGGCGGTGCTGGTCAGCTTTGGCGGCACCGCCGTGCTGATGGTGCAGGCCGGCCACGCCGCTGGCCTGGACGCCGCACGCATCGGCTCGTGGCTGGGCTCGATCTGCCTGGTGCTGGGCCTGGGCGGGCTGGTCATCAGCCTGCGCAGCCGCATGCCCGTCGTGCTGGCCTGGTCCACGCCAGGCGCCGCGCTGCTGGTCACGGCGCTGGTGGGCGTGCCGTTCGACGAAGCAGTGGGGGCCTTCGTGCTGGCATCGCTGCTGACCCTCGCATGCGGCCTGTTCGGCTGGATCGACCCCATCATGCGGCGCGTGCCCACCGAAATCGCCAGCGCCATGCTGGCCGGTGTACTGCTGGACTTCGGCCTGGGCATTTTCACGCGCATCGCAGACCGACCGGCGCTGGTGCTGGCCATGTGCGCGGCGTATCTGCTTGGCAGGCGCTGGGCCCCGCGCTATGCCGTGCTGGCCGTCATGGCGGTTGGGCTGGGCGTGGCCGCGGCGGCCGGCCAGATACAACTGAGCGGCATCGACTGGC
Proteins encoded in this region:
- the phnC gene encoding phosphonate ABC transporter ATP-binding protein — encoded protein: MTTSLRIAGLVKEYRAGRPVLKGIDLHVEGQGLTAIIGPSGTGKSTLLRCINRLIDPTRGEILLNTADGAVDLAAIRGTALRQARRRIGMVFQEYNLVERLTVMENLLTGRLGYSSAFKAWMRRFEPDDIERAYQLLDIVGLGGFGDQRADALSGGQRQRVGIARALMQRPQLLLADEPTSSLDPKTSVEIMELLAAQGSASGIPVLVNIHDVELARRYASRIVGMSGGHVVYDGDGQGLDTATLKAIYGGESWLQ
- the phnE gene encoding phosphonate ABC transporter, permease protein PhnE; amino-acid sequence: MAAVKRRPFALSWQARAITVLVFVYALYAAGQLDFSLERFHSGLGHAATLLGRMFPPHIQQPATLWQGLTESLEIAVLASVLGIALALPVGLLGARNLMPAWASWPARAIVALCRSLHPVIVAILFVKAVGFGALAGILALAVASVGFIGKLFTESIEEISLKQVEAVRASGASFANVILFGVLPQVFARFIGFATYQFDSNLRNSTMVGIVGAGGIGGTLFSAFQRFDYDFVAAILITLIAIIMLGELLARFVRAVFLDNLGFDNILQRRFDAARGLGGKPLAKLEADE
- the phnE gene encoding phosphonate ABC transporter, permease protein PhnE; the protein is MNASTISVADAGYPRTWQRYTMGQRLLRFTLYLLVVAAIVQALRSVEIIPEFLYDAPEQMGDLLGRMWPIDWSYYAEGVHGALMETLHIATLGTILSVALAVPVGLLAATNLTPNRLVNQLARLILVSSRSVNSLVWALLFIAIFGPGPLAGTLAIAFRSIGFVGKLVGEAIEEAQRGPVEALTATGASKGSVLWYGYWPQIRPAFWSIVLLRWDINVRESAVLGLVGAGGIGMTLDSAMNLFQWDRVALVLVAIFAVVVVAEVIITQARKRIL
- a CDS encoding CYTH and CHAD domain-containing protein, which codes for MSEQELKLHVPAAARRAVQNEVRQGNASRIRLHALYFDTPDRELARARIALRLRQEGRDWVQTLKMPGPDAITRVEINHARSGPVLDLSVYAGTEVEAPLSAIKGELGLRYETDVQRLLRQVRTRHGNVELAYDTGVLRAGALELPLCELEFELLSGSPAAIFTVARRWQQRHGLVLDARSKSERGDALASLAHELAALEADDPDTQARRGAAIAGFWAPRSAASVKLDNSLTPAQAMGRVAAECLDQIARNAAVLAEVDTLGVYPAGQPEHVHQLRVGMRRLRSAWRLFDGWIAPPPSALREGVRTHFAALGLSRDQDVLNETVTPALLQAGMPVITFDAPAPDIDVQPVVAGTAFQGWLFDALEWSLDVQAPPPATAPQPQASTNTASEPASQPAATPAVTPTIIPLAVETEAEAKVEPLRKQLANRLHGWHAKVAARGKRFATLDIPARHDLRKRGKRLRYGLSFAESLLPQARLRGYRKQLAQVQDLLGEINDLAMAKDYYHACVDTHPQAWFALGWISARLDKLSAEAQQAFDRLAEARPFWK
- the ftsY gene encoding signal recognition particle-docking protein FtsY, whose product is MFRFFKKKSPPATPAQPDAAPQADAPAADAPASAPAPAAPPPDASTQDVAERDAAARAPAAEGMPAAMPAAVPVESGPEAAPAAAADEPVAEPPPALATAAEPAAAPAAPAVAETPVVAETSVAPPAGAAAEPAKKTSWLGRLKQGLSRTGQSLGGLFVGVKVDENLFEELESALIMADAGLEATEQLLTALRARVRKERIENPAQVKQALRQVLADHLRPLERQFDLRRASPLVVMIAGVNGAGKTTSIGKLAHTFQRQGASVLLAAGDIFRAAAREQLIEWGSRNNVSVIAQEGGDPAAVAFDAVNAGRARGAGVVMVDTAGRLPTQLHLMEELKKIRRVIGKADGAAPHEVLLVVDGNTGQNALAQIRAFDAAIGLTGLVVTKLDGTAKGGTLAAVAAGSQGVRPVPVYWIGVGEGMEDLQPFVADEFAGALLAD
- the rsmD gene encoding 16S rRNA (guanine(966)-N(2))-methyltransferase RsmD, with amino-acid sequence MKKPTPGGKPIRIVAGQYRRTPISVPDVPGLRPTPDRVRETLYNWLTHLWDGEFAGKRVLDLFAGSGALGFEAASRGATQVLLVEHDRTAVAALRALRDKLNAAAVRVHAGEAMQVVQRMDASRFDLILLDPPFGQDWLPRLWPLLPGILAEQGLVYVESEAALAPPDDFEVLRQDRAGAVHYGLLQFAAMRK
- the coaD gene encoding pantetheine-phosphate adenylyltransferase, which gives rise to MITAVYPGTFDPLTRGHEDLVRRAAALFDKVVVGIAHSRNKKPFFSIDERVEIAREVLGHYPNVEVRSFAGLLKDFVREQNGRVIVRGLRAVSDFEYEFQMAGMNRHLLPEVETMFMTPSDQYQFISGTIVREIAQLGGDVSKFVFPSVERWLQAKAKEYREQSWPAGKG
- a CDS encoding YfhL family 4Fe-4S dicluster ferredoxin, with product MALTITEECINCDVCEPQCPNEAISMGPEYYVIDPDRCTECVGHHDEPQCKVVCPVECIELHPQWHEGQEALMAKYRRLTGHS
- a CDS encoding benzoate/H(+) symporter BenE family transporter; protein product: MTPPDTSLAAPLPQSPARDLSVSAVVAGLVAVLVSFGGTAVLMVQAGHAAGLDAARIGSWLGSICLVLGLGGLVISLRSRMPVVLAWSTPGAALLVTALVGVPFDEAVGAFVLASLLTLACGLFGWIDPIMRRVPTEIASAMLAGVLLDFGLGIFTRIADRPALVLAMCAAYLLGRRWAPRYAVLAVMAVGLGVAAAAGQIQLSGIDWQLTQFVWTTPAFSWSAAISVGIPIFVVALASQNLPGLAILQAAGYRPAASRLVAATGLLGLVAAPFGAHSVTLGAITAAICTGPEAHPDATRRYIAAATYGLAYVLLSVVAGAVAVFFQALPPALIAALAGLALLGAILGGLAGAMANAQRREAALITLLATASGFSAWGIGSAFWGLAAGLLAHAVLEYKRR